In a single window of the Pongo abelii isolate AG06213 chromosome 1, NHGRI_mPonAbe1-v2.0_pri, whole genome shotgun sequence genome:
- the TMEM51 gene encoding transmembrane protein 51 isoform X1 has translation MAQSKANGSHYALTAIGLGMLVLGVIMAMWNLVPGFSAAEKPTAQGSNKTEVGGGILKSKTFSVAYVLVGAGVMLLLLSICLSIRDKRKQRQGEDLAHVQHPTGAGPHAQEEDSQEEEEEDEEAASRYYVPSYEEVMNTNYSEARGEEQNPRLSISLPSYESLTGLDEATPTSTRADMEASPGNPPDRQNSKLAKRLKPLKVRRIKSEKLHLKDFRINLPDKNVPPPSIEPLTPPPQYDEVQEKAPDTRPPD, from the exons ATGGCCCAGTCCAAGGCCAACGGCTCGCACTATGCGCTGACCGCCATCGGCCTTGGCATGCTGGTCCTTGGGGTGATCATGGCCATGTGGAACCTGGTACCCGGCTTCAGCGCGGCCGAGAAGCCAACAGCTCAGGGCAGCAACAAGACCGAGGTGGGTGGCGGCATCCTCAAGAGCAAGACCTTCTCTGTGGCCTACGTGCTGGTCGGGGCCggggtgatgctgctgctgctttccATCTGCCTGAGTATCAGGGACAAGAGGAAGCAGCGGCAGGGCGAGGACCTGGCCCATGTCCAGCACCCGACAGGCGCTGGGCCTCACGCCCAGGAGGAAGACAG ccaggaggaagaagaggaagatgaggaggcTGCCTCAAGGTACTATGTTCCCAGCTACGAGGAAGTGATGAACACAAACTACTCAGAAGCAAGGGGAGAGGAGCAGAACCCGAGGTTGAGCATCTCTCTCCCGTCCTATGAGTCACTGACAGGGCTTGATGAGGCCACCCCCACATCCACCAGGGCTGACATGGAGGCCAGCCCTGGGAACCCCCCTGATAGGCAGAACTCTAAGTTGGCCAAACGACTGAAACCGCTGAAAGTTCGAAGGATTAAATCTGAAAAGCTTCACCTCAAAGACTTTAGGATCAACCTCCCGGACAAAAACGTCCCTCCTCCCTCGATAGAGCCTTTGACTCCTCCAC
- the TMEM51 gene encoding transmembrane protein 51 isoform X2, producing MAQSKANGSHYALTAIGLGMLVLGVIMAMWNLVPGFSAAEKPTAQGSNKTEVGGGILKSKTFSVAYVLVGAGVMLLLLSICLSIRDKRKQRQGEDLAHVQHPTGAGPHAQEEDRRKKRKMRRLPQGTMFPATRK from the exons ATGGCCCAGTCCAAGGCCAACGGCTCGCACTATGCGCTGACCGCCATCGGCCTTGGCATGCTGGTCCTTGGGGTGATCATGGCCATGTGGAACCTGGTACCCGGCTTCAGCGCGGCCGAGAAGCCAACAGCTCAGGGCAGCAACAAGACCGAGGTGGGTGGCGGCATCCTCAAGAGCAAGACCTTCTCTGTGGCCTACGTGCTGGTCGGGGCCggggtgatgctgctgctgctttccATCTGCCTGAGTATCAGGGACAAGAGGAAGCAGCGGCAGGGCGAGGACCTGGCCCATGTCCAGCACCCGACAGGCGCTGGGCCTCACGCCCAGGAGGAAGACAG gaggaagaagaggaagatgaggaggcTGCCTCAAGGTACTATGTTCCCAGCTACGAGGAAGTGA